A genome region from Acidobacteriota bacterium includes the following:
- the ruvX gene encoding Holliday junction resolvase RuvX, which yields MMRVMALDFGAKAIGVALSDELQLTARPLTTLRRDKLKFAEVLERLAALVTDHEIGTLVIGLPLNMDGTRGPATSRVESFIAELKRHVTIPIQMIDERLTSHEADQRLRAQGAKQRERRAKSDEYAATLILQDYLASQAL from the coding sequence GTGATGCGAGTAATGGCCTTGGATTTCGGCGCCAAAGCGATTGGCGTGGCGCTCTCGGACGAATTGCAATTGACGGCGCGCCCGTTGACGACGCTACGGCGCGACAAATTGAAATTCGCCGAAGTGCTTGAGCGGCTGGCGGCGCTGGTAACCGATCACGAAATCGGCACGCTCGTCATTGGCTTGCCGTTGAATATGGATGGCACGCGCGGCCCCGCGACCTCGCGCGTCGAAAGCTTTATCGCCGAACTCAAGCGGCACGTCACGATTCCCATTCAAATGATTGATGAACGGCTAACTTCGCACGAAGCCGATCAGAGGTTGCGCGCGCAGGGCGCAAAGCAGCGCGAACGCCGCGCCAAATCGGATGAATATGCGGCAACGTTGATCTTGCAGGACTATCTGGCCTCGCAAGCACTTTAA
- the mltG gene encoding endolytic transglycosylase MltG, protein MTASETPPTPEPEKPAATASTSPVTPRAPVEQPAKSFALLKKILLVFLGLTVLGVSALFAGQAWLKGAVKQPHAHNAAKKIITFKPGTGSSEIIATLQREGVLASALPTKLWLRFFAGNQKFKAGDYEFASPIAPLEVINKLVKGEVATHSFTIPEGYNQWDIARILGSLQGLKQPPLANPDEAQALLKNISLIADLDPAAQDLEGYLFPDTYEFTTTTTREQLVEAMVKRFRKVYTPELQQRAAALGWNARRAVTFASLIEKEAKVDAERELISSVYHNRLRLGERLACDPTVIYAALLAGKYRGKIYRSDLDRPSPYNTYMFPGMPPGPIASPGKRSLQAALNPVQSDYLYFVVDVTKNDGSHKFSVSSADHDRAVQLLRQQERETQPH, encoded by the coding sequence ATGACAGCATCTGAAACTCCCCCCACTCCCGAACCGGAAAAACCGGCGGCAACGGCTTCGACGTCTCCTGTGACGCCGCGCGCGCCGGTTGAACAGCCTGCAAAATCATTCGCGCTCCTGAAAAAGATTTTGCTCGTGTTTTTGGGTTTGACTGTCTTGGGCGTGAGCGCGCTCTTCGCCGGGCAAGCCTGGCTGAAAGGCGCGGTTAAACAACCGCACGCGCACAACGCCGCCAAAAAGATCATCACCTTCAAACCCGGCACCGGCAGTTCTGAAATCATCGCCACCTTACAACGCGAAGGCGTCTTGGCGAGCGCCCTGCCCACCAAGCTCTGGCTGCGGTTTTTCGCGGGCAATCAGAAATTCAAAGCGGGCGATTACGAATTCGCCTCGCCCATCGCGCCGCTCGAAGTCATCAACAAGCTGGTCAAAGGCGAAGTCGCCACGCATTCCTTCACCATTCCCGAAGGCTACAACCAATGGGACATCGCGCGGATTCTGGGTTCGCTGCAAGGCTTGAAACAGCCACCACTCGCCAATCCCGATGAGGCGCAGGCGTTGCTGAAAAATATTTCTCTGATTGCCGACCTAGACCCGGCGGCCCAGGATTTAGAAGGCTATCTGTTCCCCGACACCTACGAATTCACGACCACGACGACGCGTGAACAGTTGGTCGAGGCAATGGTCAAACGCTTCCGCAAAGTTTACACGCCGGAATTGCAGCAACGCGCGGCGGCCTTGGGCTGGAACGCGCGGCGCGCCGTCACCTTCGCCTCGTTGATTGAGAAAGAAGCCAAAGTGGATGCCGAGCGCGAGTTGATTTCGTCGGTCTATCACAACCGGTTGCGGCTGGGCGAACGGCTGGCCTGCGACCCGACGGTGATTTATGCCGCGCTGCTCGCAGGCAAGTATCGCGGCAAGATTTACCGCAGCGACCTGGATCGCCCGTCGCCGTATAACACCTATATGTTCCCCGGCATGCCGCCCGGCCCGATTGCCTCGCCGGGCAAACGGTCGCTGCAAGCGGCGCTCAATCCGGTGCAAAGCGACTATCTGTACTTCGTCGTAGATGTAACGAAGAACGATGGTTCGCACAAGTTTTCCGTTTCATCAGCAGATCACGACCGGGCTGTGCAGTTGTTGCGGCAACAAGAGCGGGAGACACAGCCACACTAG
- a CDS encoding DUF4350 domain-containing protein translates to MKPGVAVCLLVFCAVAAFGQQVPDPNFDVKVARPAYTKQRPKVLFDEAHFNFHTTDGRYQPFAALITNDGCVVTPNKQKFTKQSLAGYNVLVIANALGAAQMGAPEASQPAFTEAECQAVRAWVQAGGALLLIADHAPMGAAAERLGQQFGVGMSKGYTSDPEHYPKESNNQGFIQFNRENGLLGEHAIARGRNADERLNHIQSFTGQSLKGPPDSVAFLKLADTAVDVNRPTNTRTSAAGRAQGLALQFGNGRVVVMGEAAMLSAQLAGPQQMKMGMNQPGLDNKQLVLNLMHWLTKLLK, encoded by the coding sequence ATGAAACCTGGTGTTGCTGTTTGCTTGCTCGTGTTTTGTGCCGTGGCTGCGTTCGGCCAGCAAGTGCCTGATCCGAACTTCGACGTAAAAGTCGCGCGTCCGGCTTATACCAAGCAACGGCCAAAGGTGCTGTTTGACGAAGCGCACTTCAACTTCCACACGACCGATGGCCGCTATCAACCCTTTGCCGCGCTCATCACCAACGATGGTTGCGTCGTGACACCCAACAAACAGAAATTCACGAAGCAAAGTCTGGCTGGATATAACGTGCTGGTCATCGCCAATGCGCTCGGCGCGGCGCAAATGGGCGCGCCGGAAGCCAGCCAGCCGGCCTTCACCGAAGCAGAATGCCAGGCGGTGCGCGCGTGGGTGCAAGCAGGCGGCGCGTTGTTGCTCATCGCCGATCACGCGCCGATGGGCGCGGCGGCAGAACGCCTGGGCCAACAATTCGGCGTGGGGATGAGCAAGGGGTACACCTCCGACCCGGAGCACTATCCGAAAGAGTCAAACAATCAGGGCTTCATCCAATTCAATCGCGAGAATGGCTTACTCGGCGAGCACGCCATCGCACGCGGGCGCAATGCGGATGAACGTCTCAATCACATTCAATCTTTCACAGGCCAATCGCTGAAAGGGCCGCCAGACAGCGTGGCTTTTTTGAAGCTGGCCGACACTGCCGTAGACGTAAACCGCCCGACCAACACGCGCACCTCTGCGGCCGGACGGGCGCAAGGCCTTGCTTTGCAATTCGGTAACGGGCGCGTCGTCGTCATGGGCGAAGCGGCCATGCTTTCGGCGCAATTGGCCGGGCCGCAACAAATGAAAATGGGCATGAATCAGCCGGGCCTGGATAATAAGCAGTTAGTGCTAAACCTCATGCATTGGCTGACCAAGCTCTTGAAGTAA
- a CDS encoding transglycosylase SLT domain-containing protein translates to MKYIPFPLVRLVGVAGLVLLLSLGLRTAYSTATAQTQSKPNTGGTDNARAQLRIAVASNNDAELQKLETAFPHTEEAALARLLRGYLRLQAKDYATAIALSSDPAIATYSALGDYALQQRAQSLHDSGQAELAEKTYRQLANKFPTSLLARPATLQAAGSAFLRGEYQTTLNDLAALAEAKDATALKLKADALEKLGRRADTINTLRQLYFEAPHSAEAGQVAARLTALGASTAAADANQLRHRADRLFSNSLYVLAGQAYEQLARMNAAAANDDAWLRAGISYYKGNSFASAITALGNVRARTPKLVSESQYYLGASNFALHNEAQTLAAITEIKRIVPDSPYIAALLFSLGRSYEKRSLLPQAAAYYEQVARQFPTSPNADEAHFWLAWRAHEAKDYATAARLLAEHLALYGNTTENRGKAAFWAAVDAERAGDRNRAVALYRALQKRYGAGWYGINAERRASMLVQTGAQALDPTKDAALAKAIAGLQDITRTVETLKDSDRERLTKANQLATIALHQSAFNELEAARANAGTSPLINLRIAQLYRQRNEPTAAINALKRAYPDYAQTLPEEMSREAWEVFYPLNFWSAIKEQAKTHHLDPYYIAGLIRQETIFNPQARSRANAIGLMQLLPSTGQLVARKYGVGGGRVALADLYNPMINLQLGTGYLAQLVGEFGRLEYVAAAYNGGPSRVARWLRERPNPEIEEWVESIPLSETRLYVQGVYRNMRQYQRLYDEQGRFKSNVPSLP, encoded by the coding sequence ATGAAATATATCCCCTTTCCCCTGGTCAGACTCGTGGGAGTCGCCGGTCTGGTGTTGCTACTGTCACTGGGGCTGCGTACCGCGTATTCAACCGCGACCGCACAAACGCAGAGCAAACCGAACACCGGCGGGACTGACAACGCGCGCGCGCAATTGCGCATTGCGGTGGCCTCGAATAACGACGCCGAATTACAAAAACTAGAGACCGCTTTCCCCCACACCGAGGAAGCGGCCTTGGCGCGTTTGCTCCGCGGGTATTTGCGTCTGCAAGCCAAAGATTACGCCACTGCCATTGCGCTCTCGAGCGATCCGGCCATCGCCACTTACAGCGCGCTAGGTGATTACGCGTTGCAACAACGCGCGCAGTCCTTGCACGACAGCGGTCAAGCCGAACTCGCCGAAAAGACCTATCGCCAACTGGCCAACAAATTCCCGACCTCTCTGCTGGCCCGTCCGGCAACGCTGCAAGCCGCCGGTTCGGCCTTTCTGCGCGGCGAATATCAAACCACGCTGAATGACTTGGCCGCGCTGGCCGAGGCCAAAGACGCCACCGCGCTAAAATTGAAAGCCGATGCGCTGGAAAAACTGGGCCGCCGCGCCGATACGATCAACACGCTCCGGCAACTCTATTTTGAAGCGCCCCATTCCGCCGAGGCTGGGCAAGTCGCCGCCCGGCTCACCGCATTGGGCGCGTCTACGGCAGCCGCCGACGCCAATCAATTGCGCCACCGGGCGGACAGACTTTTCAGCAATAGCCTATATGTGCTGGCGGGGCAGGCTTACGAACAACTTGCGCGAATGAATGCCGCCGCCGCCAATGATGACGCCTGGTTGCGGGCGGGCATCAGCTATTACAAGGGCAATTCATTTGCGTCCGCCATCACTGCGTTGGGCAATGTGCGCGCACGCACGCCGAAGCTGGTGAGCGAATCGCAGTATTATCTGGGCGCTTCGAACTTCGCGTTACACAACGAAGCGCAAACGTTGGCCGCCATCACCGAGATCAAGCGCATCGTGCCGGATAGCCCATACATCGCGGCGTTGCTCTTTAGTCTCGGGCGCAGTTACGAGAAGCGTAGCCTCTTGCCTCAGGCGGCGGCCTACTACGAACAAGTCGCGCGTCAGTTTCCCACTTCCCCCAATGCCGACGAAGCTCATTTCTGGCTGGCCTGGCGGGCGCACGAAGCGAAGGATTACGCCACTGCCGCGCGCCTGCTTGCTGAACACCTCGCGCTCTATGGCAACACGACCGAGAATCGCGGCAAAGCGGCCTTCTGGGCGGCCGTTGACGCGGAACGCGCGGGCGACCGCAATCGCGCGGTGGCGTTGTATCGAGCCTTGCAAAAACGCTATGGCGCGGGCTGGTACGGCATCAATGCCGAACGCCGCGCGTCAATGCTTGTCCAAACCGGCGCGCAAGCGCTCGATCCAACCAAAGATGCGGCCCTCGCCAAAGCCATTGCCGGCTTGCAAGACATCACGCGCACGGTCGAAACGCTCAAAGACAGCGACCGCGAACGGCTGACCAAAGCCAATCAACTCGCGACCATCGCGCTGCACCAATCGGCCTTTAACGAACTGGAAGCCGCGCGCGCCAATGCCGGCACTTCGCCGTTGATCAACTTGCGCATCGCCCAGCTTTACCGGCAACGCAACGAACCGACGGCGGCCATCAATGCGCTCAAGCGTGCCTACCCCGATTACGCGCAGACCCTGCCCGAAGAGATGTCGCGCGAAGCCTGGGAGGTTTTTTATCCGCTCAACTTCTGGTCGGCCATCAAGGAGCAGGCCAAAACGCATCACCTCGATCCCTACTACATCGCCGGCTTGATCCGGCAAGAGACGATCTTCAATCCGCAGGCGCGCAGCCGCGCCAATGCCATTGGCTTGATGCAATTGCTGCCGTCAACGGGTCAATTGGTCGCGCGGAAATATGGCGTGGGTGGTGGCCGCGTGGCCCTGGCGGATCTATACAACCCCATGATCAACCTGCAACTCGGGACGGGTTATCTGGCGCAACTGGTGGGTGAATTCGGACGGTTGGAATATGTTGCCGCCGCCTACAACGGCGGCCCTTCGCGGGTGGCGCGCTGGTTGCGCGAACGGCCCAACCCGGAAATCGAAGAGTGGGTCGAAAGCATTCCGCTCAGCGAAACGCGGCTTTATGTGCAGGGCGTTTATCGCAATATGCGCCAGTACCAGCGGCTTTATGACGAACAAGGACGGTTCAAGAGCAACGTGCCGTCATTGCCTTAA